One segment of Leptospira kirschneri serovar Cynopteri str. 3522 CT DNA contains the following:
- a CDS encoding LIC13212 family protein: MNIRIFSFLIILTIFGLEAAPNKILTLEEKEELRQIETVRKGGFTDIEVDNLHASIAGNILKINNLLGNETYKKALRYIEDEPREAAKFLFQDKENKQYLQLDLGIGQSFADYPKTYLYQSKIYIYPGTDGKSLEKIILQFKRTNAKGEVFIREMRRLINHSPKGPTFLGDGKRTPNNNSEILLEFFSSHDTDFLWPDDPIQPVPASVTTKLNDAANPLPYNKQKQIILQYKRYLRKVDKMVSLKLHTMELDQKMMISKMLEFQ, translated from the coding sequence ATGAACATCCGTATTTTTTCATTTCTGATCATTCTTACCATTTTTGGTTTAGAAGCGGCACCTAACAAGATTTTAACGCTGGAAGAGAAAGAAGAATTAAGACAGATCGAAACGGTACGCAAGGGTGGTTTTACGGATATAGAAGTAGATAATTTACACGCTTCGATTGCCGGAAATATTCTTAAAATCAATAATCTACTTGGAAATGAAACGTATAAAAAAGCGCTTCGATACATTGAAGACGAACCACGTGAAGCCGCTAAGTTTTTGTTTCAAGATAAAGAAAATAAACAATATCTTCAATTGGATTTAGGTATTGGTCAATCTTTTGCTGATTATCCGAAAACGTATCTATATCAATCTAAGATTTACATTTATCCTGGAACCGACGGCAAATCTTTGGAAAAAATCATTCTTCAATTTAAAAGAACGAACGCAAAAGGAGAGGTTTTTATTCGAGAGATGAGGAGACTTATTAATCATTCTCCCAAAGGACCTACTTTTTTAGGAGATGGAAAAAGAACTCCGAACAACAACAGCGAAATTCTTTTAGAATTCTTTTCGAGTCACGATACCGATTTTCTTTGGCCCGATGATCCGATTCAGCCTGTTCCTGCCAGTGTGACCACAAAGTTAAATGATGCTGCAAACCCTCTGCCTTATAACAAACAAAAACAGATCATTCTCCAATACAAAAGATATTTGAGAAAAGTAGATAAGATGGTAAGTCTTAAACTCCACACTATGGAATTGGATCAAAAAATGATGATTTCTAAAATGTTGGAATTTCAGTGA
- a CDS encoding MFS transporter translates to MQDIKRAPFREILGWCMFDFANSSYTTVIISVTYGIIFSQLVVPASSDQENPFEYGNLLWSIALAISYLLVVVTGPIFGAITDYSARKKQFLFYSYIFCIISTSALWFVIAPGQYLLAFILIIFSNFFFASGENFASSFLPYLGPREDLGKISGYAWGIGYFGGIAAVALVNTLGPKTMENFNSLRLVGPYTAFFFLFSGIPTFLLLREYTAGKEKPAGLSYLKIGVERVTSTLKEIHKFRDMALYLVSLFFAMAALGIVISFAFIYGAQEIKTQKEHEIAMFLLIQLFAAIGAIIFGFIQDRIGAKKTFNITLLLWIACLLLIYWVEDLTKFLTGIGIPTTKQWVFVGTTVFAGAGLGATQSASRAIVGLFAPESKSGEFFGLWGLSGKIAAAFGLVAVGGLQVLFDLRNSFLVVSIFFIVSLLINFLVDEKRGIQTAIEYKEI, encoded by the coding sequence ATGCAAGATATTAAAAGAGCCCCATTTCGAGAAATCCTCGGCTGGTGCATGTTCGATTTCGCGAACTCATCCTATACGACAGTCATCATTAGTGTAACTTACGGAATCATTTTCAGCCAATTGGTAGTTCCGGCGTCTTCCGATCAAGAAAATCCGTTCGAATACGGAAATCTACTTTGGTCAATCGCCCTTGCAATTTCCTATCTTTTAGTAGTTGTAACAGGTCCGATATTCGGAGCGATCACAGATTATTCCGCGCGGAAAAAACAGTTTCTATTTTATAGTTACATTTTTTGTATCATTTCAACAAGCGCACTCTGGTTCGTAATCGCTCCTGGACAATATCTCTTAGCGTTTATTCTAATCATCTTTTCTAATTTCTTTTTTGCATCCGGCGAAAACTTCGCTTCCAGTTTTCTTCCTTATCTAGGACCAAGAGAAGATCTAGGTAAAATTTCCGGTTATGCTTGGGGAATTGGATATTTCGGAGGAATCGCGGCGGTTGCGTTAGTCAACACCCTAGGTCCGAAAACGATGGAGAATTTTAATAGTCTCCGTTTGGTCGGTCCTTATACCGCATTCTTCTTTTTATTTTCCGGAATTCCAACCTTTCTTCTTTTGAGAGAATATACCGCCGGAAAAGAAAAACCAGCAGGACTTTCCTATCTTAAAATCGGAGTGGAAAGAGTTACCTCCACTCTGAAAGAAATCCATAAATTTCGAGACATGGCTTTGTATCTTGTGTCTTTGTTTTTCGCAATGGCTGCACTCGGAATCGTGATCAGTTTCGCTTTTATTTACGGAGCTCAGGAAATTAAAACTCAAAAAGAACACGAGATTGCTATGTTCTTATTGATCCAACTTTTTGCGGCGATTGGGGCGATCATATTCGGTTTTATTCAAGATAGAATAGGCGCAAAAAAAACTTTCAATATTACGCTTTTATTATGGATTGCTTGCCTTCTATTGATCTATTGGGTAGAAGATCTAACAAAATTTTTAACCGGTATCGGAATTCCTACTACAAAACAATGGGTATTTGTAGGAACTACTGTATTTGCAGGAGCAGGTCTTGGAGCCACACAATCCGCAAGCCGAGCAATTGTAGGTCTTTTCGCTCCGGAATCTAAATCAGGAGAATTTTTCGGTCTTTGGGGTTTATCCGGAAAAATAGCCGCCGCATTTGGTCTAGTCGCCGTAGGTGGATTACAGGTTCTTTTTGATTTAAGAAATTCCTTTTTAGTAGTCTCTATTTTCTTTATCGTTTCTCTTTTAATCAACTTTCTTGTAGATGAAAAAAGAGGAATTCAAACGGCTATAGAATATAAGGAAATTTAA
- a CDS encoding (2Fe-2S)-binding protein, with protein MDSSFFNQVDLYQLMRPRKVCVCNQISEEEILTSIRNGNDALQKLMDDTGASTGCGTCSNTILKILAKELKVSKE; from the coding sequence ATGGATTCTTCCTTTTTCAATCAAGTTGATCTCTACCAACTCATGCGCCCTCGAAAGGTTTGTGTATGCAATCAAATTTCCGAAGAAGAAATTTTGACTTCTATCCGAAACGGAAATGATGCACTTCAAAAACTCATGGACGATACCGGAGCCTCAACCGGTTGTGGAACCTGCTCTAATACGATTCTTAAAATTTTAGCCAAAGAACTTAAAGTTTCGAAAGAATGA
- a CDS encoding RibD family protein, whose amino-acid sequence MNSLPNVSINMAMTLDGKVSRPDGKWYGLSSKNDKKKMDEIRSKAEVLILGKNSILNDDPIVHLRYVDDVQDPRPVILVRSGTIPKDKKVFRFSKEPPLIFCLNENYHLIQENLSSCAQIVPISGNDLSPLEVLKVLSEMGYKEILLEGGPSLNDSFFRLNLVSRIYLTIVPFIIGKKDLPSITGGRDEYLGFDLKKWNLISSKTLENEIFLIYEN is encoded by the coding sequence ATGAATTCTTTGCCAAACGTATCCATCAATATGGCTATGACTTTGGACGGGAAGGTTTCTCGCCCAGATGGAAAATGGTATGGACTTTCTTCCAAAAATGATAAGAAAAAAATGGATGAAATTCGTTCCAAGGCGGAAGTTTTAATTTTAGGAAAAAATTCAATTTTAAATGACGATCCTATCGTTCATCTTCGTTATGTAGATGACGTTCAAGATCCTCGTCCGGTGATTTTGGTTCGATCCGGAACGATTCCGAAAGACAAAAAAGTATTCCGTTTTTCTAAAGAACCACCTTTGATTTTTTGTTTAAACGAAAACTATCATTTAATCCAAGAAAATCTTTCTTCTTGTGCGCAGATCGTTCCCATTTCCGGAAATGATTTGAGTCCATTAGAAGTTCTTAAAGTTCTTTCCGAAATGGGTTATAAGGAAATTCTTTTAGAGGGTGGTCCTTCTTTGAACGATTCTTTTTTTCGGTTGAATTTAGTTTCTAGAATTTATCTTACGATCGTCCCTTTTATAATCGGAAAAAAGGATCTTCCTTCCATTACGGGCGGACGGGATGAATATTTGGGTTTTGATCTAAAAAAATGGAATTTGATTTCTTCAAAGACATTAGAAAATGAAATTTTTCTAATATACGAAAATTAA
- a CDS encoding biosynthetic peptidoglycan transglycosylase — MKQKELFYTFCLRFLLIFFVAVLIYEQFFPQKKILIQQDQLVYLPDQKKSVPLELEWVLLSEIPEEWVFYTVQVEDKRFYSHKGYSIADIHSSLIFSVLFFRKMRGASTITQQLARTLFLSREKSFSRKWKEIQIASALEDELGKNAVLEYYINSVYWGRGMNGLNQASRYYFKKKPTDLKTNQFKALIQILKKPDAYTREEVVLLSKSL, encoded by the coding sequence ATGAAACAAAAAGAATTGTTTTATACTTTTTGTTTAAGGTTTCTTCTGATTTTTTTTGTAGCGGTTTTGATTTACGAGCAATTCTTTCCGCAAAAAAAAATTTTAATACAACAAGATCAACTGGTTTATTTGCCCGATCAAAAGAAATCGGTTCCCTTAGAATTGGAATGGGTGTTACTTTCTGAGATTCCTGAAGAATGGGTTTTTTATACCGTTCAGGTGGAAGACAAAAGATTTTATTCTCATAAAGGTTATTCTATTGCTGATATTCACTCTAGTCTAATTTTCTCCGTTTTGTTTTTTAGGAAAATGAGAGGCGCAAGTACAATCACACAACAGTTGGCCCGAACCCTTTTTTTATCTCGGGAAAAATCATTCTCTAGAAAATGGAAAGAAATTCAAATTGCTTCTGCATTAGAAGATGAGCTCGGTAAGAATGCAGTTTTAGAATACTATATCAATAGCGTTTACTGGGGCAGAGGAATGAACGGATTGAATCAGGCTTCTAGATATTATTTTAAAAAGAAGCCGACTGATCTGAAAACCAATCAATTTAAGGCGTTGATTCAGATCTTAAAAAAACCAGATGCTTATACTCGAGAAGAAGTTGTTTTGCTTTCAAAGAGCCTGTAA
- a CDS encoding PaaI family thioesterase, with the protein MSVSESVTQAWSDMNKMADKMFKEYGLSLELPPKSFQEMKAEFVEFEPPKRLVVRIPYDARFTNPVGIFQGGMLCTALDNTFGPLSYLAAKRPCVTTDLSTQFFRTFSLKDEYVLIEAKVVSKSPAMMTMQAEVRNPKNKLVAISTTSVLILQESMLKRMTSKQEQED; encoded by the coding sequence ATGTCGGTTTCTGAATCTGTAACTCAAGCTTGGAGTGATATGAACAAGATGGCGGATAAAATGTTCAAAGAATACGGTCTTAGTCTTGAACTTCCACCTAAATCATTTCAGGAAATGAAAGCTGAGTTCGTTGAATTTGAACCTCCAAAAAGACTTGTGGTTCGGATTCCTTATGACGCTCGTTTTACAAATCCGGTCGGGATTTTTCAAGGTGGAATGCTTTGTACCGCTTTGGATAATACCTTTGGTCCTCTTTCTTATCTTGCGGCCAAAAGACCCTGTGTTACAACCGATTTATCCACTCAATTTTTTAGAACCTTCTCTTTAAAAGACGAGTATGTTTTGATTGAAGCAAAGGTTGTTTCTAAATCTCCGGCTATGATGACCATGCAAGCAGAAGTTAGAAATCCTAAAAATAAACTTGTTGCGATTTCTACTACAAGCGTTTTGATTTTACAGGAATCGATGTTAAAAAGAATGACGAGTAAACAAGAGCAAGAGGATTAA